In Sphingobacterium sp. lm-10, one DNA window encodes the following:
- the mnmA gene encoding tRNA 2-thiouridine(34) synthase MnmA: protein MSKRGRVLVAMSGGVDSSVAAVMLHEQGYEVIGITMKTWDYAASGGSSKETGCCSLDSINDARSLAVSYGFPHYILDIRGEFGDFVIDNFVDEYIAGRTPNPCVLCNTHIKWEALMKRANMLDCEFIATGHYANIRLHDNNRYVISKGRDENKDQSYVLWGVTQENLARTQFPLGSFTKAEIRQMALDMGQKELASKSESYEICFVPENDYRAFLRHKKPTLDQEIGPGNFLLADGTVVGQHIGYPYFTIGQRKGLGIALGKPMFVLEILPESNSVVLGEEHELEKSQAFVKDINLVKYASFDQPMEAVTKIRYKDAGMLSTLTQQGSMMQVDFMHNVKGIAPGQSAVFYEGDDLLGGGFLMK from the coding sequence ATGAGTAAAAGAGGAAGAGTATTGGTAGCGATGAGTGGCGGAGTAGATAGTTCCGTCGCTGCGGTGATGCTCCATGAACAAGGATATGAGGTAATCGGGATCACCATGAAAACCTGGGACTATGCTGCTTCTGGCGGTTCGTCCAAGGAAACAGGGTGCTGTAGTTTGGATAGTATCAACGATGCGCGATCTCTGGCGGTTAGTTACGGCTTTCCACATTATATATTGGATATCAGAGGTGAGTTTGGTGATTTTGTGATCGATAATTTTGTCGATGAATACATCGCTGGCCGCACGCCGAACCCTTGCGTATTGTGTAATACACACATTAAATGGGAAGCGTTGATGAAGCGCGCCAATATGTTGGATTGCGAATTTATCGCTACTGGGCACTATGCTAATATCCGATTGCACGATAATAACCGCTATGTGATTTCTAAAGGACGCGACGAGAACAAAGATCAGTCCTATGTACTTTGGGGTGTTACGCAAGAAAACTTAGCCCGTACGCAATTCCCATTAGGCAGCTTTACCAAAGCAGAAATTCGGCAAATGGCTTTGGATATGGGGCAAAAGGAATTGGCTTCTAAATCGGAAAGCTATGAGATTTGCTTTGTACCGGAGAATGATTATCGCGCTTTCTTGCGACACAAAAAGCCTACGCTGGATCAGGAAATTGGTCCTGGAAACTTTCTGTTGGCAGATGGTACGGTCGTGGGTCAGCACATAGGATACCCTTATTTCACGATCGGACAACGAAAAGGATTAGGTATTGCGCTGGGTAAACCCATGTTTGTCTTGGAGATCTTGCCAGAAAGTAATTCTGTGGTGTTAGGGGAAGAACACGAGTTAGAGAAATCGCAAGCCTTCGTGAAAGATATCAATCTGGTAAAATACGCTTCATTTGATCAGCCAATGGAAGCGGTAACTAAGATTCGGTATAAAGATGCAGGCATGCTTTCTACGCTTACACAACAAGGAAGCATGATGCAGGTAGATTTTATGCATAATGTGAAAGGGATTGCGCCTGGTCAGTCTGCCGTTTTCTATGAAGGCGACGATTTGTTGGGTGGTGGTTTCTTAATGAAATAA
- a CDS encoding GNAT family protein gives MDGNYKFKEIHVVLKNGKQVAIRKTELADAAHLLQTIRSYLPQSSFIPKMEQELTMTISQAEEWISSFIEKENSLQLVAVYEDQIIGNIELTGSSRKVMAHSAMIGMGMIGGWRNSGLGTALIRAVIDWAQQSPVLELLWLQLYSENELALALYRKMGFVDAGLIKGFFKKDGRYSDCLTMTLMVK, from the coding sequence GTGGACGGGAATTATAAATTTAAAGAAATACATGTGGTGTTGAAGAATGGTAAGCAAGTTGCCATTCGTAAAACCGAATTAGCGGATGCAGCACATCTTTTGCAAACTATTCGCAGCTATCTTCCACAGAGCAGTTTTATTCCCAAAATGGAACAAGAGCTTACGATGACCATATCACAAGCGGAAGAATGGATTAGTAGTTTTATAGAAAAAGAAAATTCATTGCAGTTAGTCGCCGTATATGAAGATCAAATCATTGGCAATATCGAGTTAACCGGCAGCTCTCGAAAAGTGATGGCGCATAGCGCTATGATCGGAATGGGTATGATTGGAGGGTGGCGCAACAGTGGTTTAGGTACTGCGTTAATTCGTGCTGTTATCGATTGGGCACAGCAATCTCCAGTTTTGGAATTACTATGGCTACAATTATATTCAGAAAACGAGTTGGCATTGGCACTCTATCGCAAAATGGGATTTGTAGATGCTGGCTTGATAAAGGGATTCTTCAAAAAAGACGGTCGCTATTCCGATTGCCTTACCATGACTTTGATGGTGAAGTGA
- a CDS encoding GNAT family N-acetyltransferase has translation MKIARIDKSQYESVVDLFNDYRIFYQQKSDKELAKIFIRQRLENNESVIFLATDSTSGAAMGFTQLYPKFSSMRVTKNWILNDLFVDPNYRKQGIGEKLIHEAMAFARQDGATRLYLSTAVDNLTAQRLYEQVGFEKQGIDTAFYDYSIALTV, from the coding sequence ATGAAAATAGCAAGAATAGATAAATCACAGTACGAATCAGTGGTGGATTTATTTAATGATTATCGCATATTCTACCAACAAAAATCGGATAAAGAATTGGCGAAAATATTTATACGCCAACGGTTGGAAAATAATGAATCTGTGATCTTTTTGGCTACGGATTCCACTTCGGGTGCAGCTATGGGATTTACACAGTTGTATCCTAAGTTCTCCTCCATGCGTGTTACTAAAAATTGGATACTGAACGATCTATTTGTCGATCCGAACTATCGCAAGCAGGGCATCGGCGAAAAGCTTATTCATGAAGCGATGGCGTTTGCCAGACAGGATGGTGCTACACGCTTATACCTTTCTACAGCAGTAGACAATCTGACTGCGCAGCGATTGTACGAGCAGGTTGGATTTGAGAAGCAGGGCATTGATACGGCATTTTACGATTACAGCATCGCTTTGACAGTATGA
- a CDS encoding DUF1572 domain-containing protein: MTTNYLKSVKGQFAYYKGLGDATFDQLADDQLFEKYHEESNSIAIIVMHMSGNMMSRFTDFLTTDGEKRWRNRDAEFDTRLLARTTLLENWEKGWNCLFHALDSLKDSDLNREVFIRNEAHSVMEAINRQLAHYPYHIGQIVFIGKMLCNNKWRSLSIPKGRSDAYNANLFSKPKSGTK; encoded by the coding sequence ATGACAACGAATTATTTGAAAAGTGTTAAGGGGCAGTTTGCGTATTACAAAGGATTGGGCGACGCTACGTTTGACCAGCTCGCGGATGACCAACTTTTCGAGAAGTATCATGAAGAAAGCAATAGCATCGCAATTATAGTAATGCATATGAGTGGCAATATGATGTCCAGATTCACAGATTTTCTAACGACTGATGGTGAAAAGCGTTGGAGAAATAGAGATGCAGAATTTGACACTCGATTGTTAGCTAGAACGACTTTGTTAGAGAACTGGGAGAAGGGTTGGAATTGTTTGTTTCATGCCCTAGACTCCTTGAAAGATTCGGACCTTAATAGAGAAGTTTTTATTAGAAATGAAGCGCATTCCGTTATGGAGGCAATTAATAGACAGTTGGCGCATTATCCATATCATATTGGACAGATCGTATTCATCGGGAAAATGCTATGCAACAATAAGTGGCGATCCCTATCTATTCCAAAAGGAAGATCAGATGCATACAACGCTAACCTATTTTCAAAACCAAAGTCAGGCACAAAGTGA
- the raiA gene encoding ribosome-associated translation inhibitor RaiA, translated as MNITVQCIKFDADPKLVEFINKKAEKLDQFLDNIIDGLCNLRVESVGGEADKFVEFKFNVPGNQLFAKAQAKSFEEAVDIALESIRRQINKHKTKTRTNASNHKEVINQTEEF; from the coding sequence ATGAATATTACTGTACAATGCATTAAATTTGATGCAGACCCTAAGTTAGTTGAGTTCATTAATAAGAAAGCGGAAAAGTTAGACCAGTTTCTGGACAACATTATCGACGGACTTTGTAACTTACGTGTGGAAAGTGTTGGAGGTGAGGCCGACAAGTTTGTAGAGTTCAAGTTTAATGTCCCTGGGAATCAATTATTCGCTAAGGCACAAGCCAAAAGTTTCGAAGAGGCAGTTGATATCGCTTTGGAATCGATTCGCCGACAGATTAATAAACATAAGACCAAGACGCGTACCAACGCCAGTAATCATAAAGAAGTGATTAACCAGACGGAGGAGTTTTAA
- a CDS encoding tyrosine-type recombinase/integrase → MQRARFLSYLTHERRFSDHTVTAYALELERFENFLEFEKTAIDQVDYRVLRYYISLQKESGRASTSVNRTISVLKSFFKYMLREELVSQNPATALKSLRTPKKLPVTVEKERLVALLEQQTGDAQTFVEKRDLLVMELLFGTGIRLSELLAITDSDIDGYARQIRVLGKRNKERLVPVHDLLFQQITNYQAEKKNAFSQNMSPHLIVTNRGKPAYASMIYQIVKKYLTLITSQSKRSPHVLRHSFATSLLDNGADLNAIKEILGHAGLVATQVYTHNSAERLKLIYKQAHPKA, encoded by the coding sequence ATGCAGCGAGCGAGATTTTTGAGTTACCTAACCCATGAGCGTAGGTTTTCAGACCATACGGTCACCGCCTATGCGCTGGAATTGGAGCGATTCGAGAATTTTTTGGAGTTTGAGAAGACTGCGATCGATCAGGTGGATTATCGGGTGTTACGCTATTACATTAGCTTGCAGAAAGAATCCGGAAGAGCATCTACCTCTGTGAACCGAACGATTTCGGTATTAAAGTCCTTTTTTAAATACATGCTTCGAGAAGAACTGGTGTCACAGAATCCAGCTACGGCCTTGAAATCATTGCGTACACCAAAGAAACTTCCGGTGACGGTGGAGAAAGAACGATTGGTAGCATTGCTGGAGCAGCAAACGGGCGATGCGCAAACTTTTGTGGAAAAACGTGACCTACTTGTGATGGAATTATTATTTGGTACTGGAATACGGCTGTCAGAATTGCTGGCTATTACGGATTCTGATATCGATGGGTATGCGCGGCAGATCCGCGTATTGGGTAAGCGTAATAAAGAAAGACTTGTGCCGGTTCACGATTTGCTTTTTCAACAGATTACGAACTATCAAGCGGAAAAGAAAAATGCGTTTTCACAAAACATGTCGCCCCATCTGATCGTTACCAATAGAGGGAAGCCTGCTTATGCATCGATGATTTATCAGATCGTAAAAAAGTATCTGACGCTCATCACTTCACAGAGCAAACGCAGCCCGCACGTGTTGCGGCATAGCTTCGCTACATCGCTGTTAGACAATGGAGCTGATTTAAATGCGATAAAAGAAATATTAGGTCATGCCGGCTTGGTGGCCACGCAAGTGTACACACACAATTCGGCAGAGCGATTAAAGTTAATTTATAAACAAGCCCATCCAAAGGCTTAA
- a CDS encoding carbohydrate-binding family 9-like protein: MLQVIRKSADIREWQSYHDAMSIFSEAKWHAIDMINWPDQFPYQPSVRFQVVYTSDFLVLHYDVEEDFVRANAVRHNEAVWEDSCVECFISFDAGKTYYNIEFNLLGTGLIGYGSRIRQERRRLGADIVERVSTFTHVRQMGGRKTWQMVLAIPFAILGQEGRTLSGGFAAANFYKCGDKLPVPHYLSLNPINSPVPSFHSPEYFGEIAFL, encoded by the coding sequence ATGCTCCAAGTAATTCGTAAATCTGCCGATATCCGAGAGTGGCAAAGCTATCATGATGCTATGTCAATATTTTCAGAAGCCAAGTGGCATGCAATAGATATGATCAATTGGCCAGATCAATTCCCTTACCAACCATCGGTACGTTTTCAGGTGGTGTATACGTCAGATTTTTTGGTACTGCATTATGACGTAGAAGAAGATTTTGTGCGGGCTAATGCGGTACGGCACAATGAAGCCGTATGGGAAGACAGTTGTGTGGAGTGTTTTATCTCATTCGACGCAGGAAAAACGTATTACAACATCGAATTTAACCTGCTTGGCACTGGGCTTATTGGGTATGGCAGCCGTATCCGTCAAGAAAGAAGACGGTTAGGTGCTGATATAGTGGAACGGGTAAGCACCTTCACTCATGTGCGACAAATGGGTGGAAGAAAAACTTGGCAAATGGTGTTGGCTATTCCATTTGCGATCTTGGGGCAGGAGGGGAGAACCCTTTCCGGCGGATTTGCCGCAGCAAACTTTTATAAATGCGGAGATAAATTACCGGTGCCGCACTACCTTTCCTTGAACCCGATTAATTCCCCAGTACCGAGCTTTCATTCGCCGGAGTATTTTGGTGAAATTGCTTTTTTGTAG